A genome region from Schistocerca americana isolate TAMUIC-IGC-003095 chromosome 1, iqSchAmer2.1, whole genome shotgun sequence includes the following:
- the LOC124595621 gene encoding splicing factor 3B subunit 4 has translation MAAGPIAERNQDATIYVGGLDEKVTEALMWELFVQSGPVVNVHMPKDRVTQMHQGYGFVEFMGEEDADYAIKIMNMIKLYGKPIRVNKASAHQKNLDVGANIFIGNLDPEVDEKLLYDTFSAFGVILQTPKIMRDPETGNSKGFAFINFASFDASDAAIEAMNGQYLCNRPISVSYAFKKDAKGERHGSAAERLLAAQNPLSQADRPHQLFADAPPPIPPPPAPMPPQQLPPVPVPPVPVMMGAMPPPPPQMAHMHPMHAPPPPPPTSMPVAVPRHPPPPPPIPPQHPPPMPPGVPPPPPVPPMSRAAPPPPVPPPPHVAASVASGLPQMPPPVSMPPPPPQQPPPPQQQQQPQQTQQQVPSIPPPPQAPPPPRMMPPPWQGQQFPPPPPTQFTPGQFPPPPPHGAPPPGWRPPPPVRPPFGRPPFPPRGPPPPPRGLRPPPPPQPGQQPDATAAYNGYQDQTGNFQNGYST, from the coding sequence atggctgcggGTCCAATTGCTGAACGTAATCAAGATGCTACCATATATGTTGGCGGGTTGGACGAGAAAGTTACAGAAGCCCTTATGTGGGAACTCTTTGTTCAATCGGGGCCAGTTGTCAATGTTCACATGCCGAAAGATCGTGTCACACAGATGCATCAAGGGTATGGATTTGTCGAATTTATGGGAGAGGAGGATGCAGACTATGCTATTAAAATAATGAATATGATCAAACTTTATGGTAAGCCGATTCGTGTGAACAAGGCATCAGCTCATCAGAAGAATCTCGATGTCGGAGCTAACATCTTTATCGGCAATCTTGATCCAGAAGTTGACGAGAAGCTATTATATGATACATTTTCAGCTTTTGGAGTTATTCTGCAAACACCGAAGATCATGCGTGATCCAGAAACCGGCAACTCCAAAGGCTTTGCTTTTATTAACTTTGCCAGTTTCGATGCTTCAGATGCAGCAATTGAAGCAATGAATGGACAATATTTGTGTAACAGACCTATTTCGGTGTCTTATGCATTTAAGAAAGATGCAAAAGGAGAACGACATGGGTCAGCTGCTGAGCGCCTCCTAGCTGCACAGAATCCACTGTCTCAGGCAGATCGGCCCCATCAGCTGTTTGCAGATGCTCCACCTCCAATACCACCACCACCTGCGCCAATGCCTCCGCAGCAGCTGCCTCCTGTCCCTGTGCCACCTGTTCCAGTAATGATGGGCGCTATGCCTCCCCCACCTCCTCAGATGGCTCATATGCATCCTATGCAtgctcctcctccaccacctcctACATCCATGCCTGTTGCTGTTCCAAGacatcctcctccaccaccacccatACCACCTCAGCACCCACCACCAATGCCACCAGGTGTGCCTCCACCTCCTCCAGTGCCTCCTATGAGCAGGGCAGCACCACCCCCACCAGTGCCACCACCGCCACATGTTGCTGCTTCCGTTGCAAGTGGTCTACCTCAGATGCCACCACCAGTCTCAATGCCACCTCCACCACCACAACAGCCTCCTCCtccacagcaacagcagcaaccACAACAAACACAGCAGCAGGTGCCTtcgataccaccaccaccacaagcccCACCACCACCAAGAATGATGCCACCTCCATGGCAAGGTCAACAATTTCCCCCGCCACCACCAACTCAGTTTACACCTGGTCAGTTTCCTCCTCCGCCTCCACATGGTGCACCACCACCGGGTTGGCGGCCACCACCACCTGTTCGTCCTCCATTTGGACGGCCACCATTTCCACCAAGAGGTCCACCTCCACCACCTCGTGGACTGAGACCTCCACCACCACCGCAACCAGGACAACAACCTGATGCTACTGCTGCATATAATGGTTACCAGGATCAGACAGGAAACTTCCAGAATGGATATTCCACTTAA